One window of the Thioflexithrix psekupsensis genome contains the following:
- the kdsA gene encoding 3-deoxy-8-phosphooctulonate synthase, translated as MNLCGFEVGLTQPFFLIAGTCVVESEQLAIDTAGELQAITRDLGIPFIYKSSFDKANRSSHQSFRGLGVEEGLRILAEVKRQVGVPILTDVHEDTPLEEVASVVDVLQTPAFLCRQTNFIQKVAALGLPVNIKKGQFLAPWDMKHVAAKAQAVGNTQIMVCERGVSFGYNNLVSDMRSLAVMRETGCPVVFDATHSVQLPGGLGQASGGQRAFVPVLARAAVAVGISGLFMETHPNPDQALSDGPNSWPLAEMKNLLYVLKQLDQVVKTIGFAADEK; from the coding sequence ATGAATTTATGTGGATTTGAAGTAGGACTGACCCAGCCTTTTTTCCTCATTGCGGGGACTTGTGTCGTCGAATCAGAACAGTTGGCCATTGATACCGCAGGCGAATTGCAAGCGATCACGCGGGATTTAGGCATTCCATTTATTTATAAGTCTTCTTTTGACAAAGCCAATCGCTCTTCTCACCAGAGTTTTCGTGGTTTGGGTGTAGAAGAGGGGTTACGTATTTTGGCTGAAGTGAAGCGTCAAGTGGGCGTGCCGATATTAACCGATGTGCATGAGGATACGCCGCTAGAGGAAGTTGCCAGTGTGGTCGATGTTTTACAAACGCCGGCATTTTTGTGTCGCCAGACTAATTTTATTCAAAAAGTGGCTGCGCTGGGTTTGCCTGTAAACATAAAAAAAGGGCAGTTTCTCGCCCCGTGGGATATGAAACACGTCGCCGCCAAAGCCCAAGCCGTTGGCAATACGCAAATTATGGTGTGTGAACGCGGAGTGTCTTTTGGTTACAACAACTTAGTGTCTGATATGCGGTCTTTGGCGGTGATGCGTGAGACAGGTTGTCCTGTAGTATTTGATGCCACGCATTCGGTGCAATTACCGGGTGGATTGGGACAGGCTTCCGGGGGACAACGGGCATTTGTGCCTGTTTTGGCGCGGGCAGCGGTGGCAGTGGGGATTTCAGGCTTGTTTATGGAAACCCATCCCAATCCCGATCAAGCCCTCAGCGATGGTCCCAATTCGTGGCCACTGGCAGAAATGAAAAATTTGCTTTACGTATTGAAACAATTAGATCAAGTTGTAAAAACAATAGGTTTTGCGGCTGATGAAAAATAA